The DNA region TCGTCGGCGGGGCACAAAACGTCGTGATCTCGTATTTCTCGATCAGCGGCAGAAGCTCCGTCGCGTTGAACTTCCCGCGGTAGTCGTAGACGAAGACGCAGGCGCCTTCCATCCACGGACCATAGAACTTACCCCACGAGGATTTACCCCAGCCCATATCGGCGACCGTGAAGTGGAGATCGTTTTCCGTCAGATCATACCAGAACCTGCCGGTCACGATGTGGCCGAGCGGATAGGCATGATTGTGCAGCACCATCTTCGGGTCCGCGGTCGTTCCCGACGAGAAGAAGATGAGCATAGGGTCCGTCGCTTTGGTGCGAACGCTCCGGACGATCGAACTGAGCTTGGTCGAGGCACGTGCCGGGTGAATCAGTTCCTTCTGATAGTTTATCCATCCGGGCGCATCGCCGTCCGTTAAGAATTTGACATGCAGGGACGGGCAGTCGTTTGCGATCTCCTCGATCTTCCAGGCATTCTCGGTGTTCGTGACGATCATCTTGAATCTGCCCTGGTTTATTCGGTATTTGAGGTCATGAGGAGTTAGAATGACCGGGGACGGGCAAATCACTGCGCCGATTTTGATTGCAGCAAGAGCAAAGGTCCACCACTCGGGGACACGCGGCAGGAGCAGCATGACTCTGTCGCCTTTGCCGATATGCTGTTTGAACATCATATTCGCGATCTGGTTGGACAGATTCATCATCTGCCGGAAGGTGTAGTATTTTTCCTTTCCTTCCTGGTTTGTCCAGATCATGGCGAGTTTATTTCGATCTTTTTTCGCCCATGCATCTACAACGTCGAAGCCGAAGTTGTAATACTCAGGCACCGCAATAGAGAACGTGGAATAGGTTTCCTCGTAGTCCATCATGTTGTGGGGCACAAATCCCTCGGATTTATGCTCGCGTTCGGCCGGACGATTACTGCGCCCGGCTTTGCGTGCCGTTTCGGTCATGGGGTTATAGTTTGCTTTATTTTATCATAAAGATAGAGGTGGGTTTTTTCACGACGGAAAAAAGAATGTCAGAATTTTGTATAATAGGTTTTGTGCTGCTGCCAGCCGGGATTCATGGTCCTGCGGCCCGGAGCATATTCCCATGAGTATTTTATTGCGCCGGTAACGAACTTTTTTGCCTCTAATACGGCATCCCTGACCGGATAGCCGAGAGCGATGTGGGCCGCGATCGCGGACGCATAGCAGCAA from Methanocorpusculum labreanum Z includes:
- a CDS encoding AMP-binding protein, which translates into the protein MTETARKAGRSNRPAEREHKSEGFVPHNMMDYEETYSTFSIAVPEYYNFGFDVVDAWAKKDRNKLAMIWTNQEGKEKYYTFRQMMNLSNQIANMMFKQHIGKGDRVMLLLPRVPEWWTFALAAIKIGAVICPSPVILTPHDLKYRINQGRFKMIVTNTENAWKIEEIANDCPSLHVKFLTDGDAPGWINYQKELIHPARASTKLSSIVRSVRTKATDPMLIFFSSGTTADPKMVLHNHAYPLGHIVTGRFWYDLTENDLHFTVADMGWGKSSWGKFYGPWMEGACVFVYDYRGKFNATELLPLIEKYEITTFCAPPTIYRMLILADLETFDFSELRHCLSAGETLNPEVNRVWEEGTGKKIYEAYGQTETVTVIGTFPCMEVRPGSIGKPAPGWKIELHDDMGNKVPPGVEGRIAIKTSDPSPVGLFTEYLDDPKATAKVFINGWYYTGDKATVDEDGYFWFMGRDDDMIKSSGYRVSPAEVESALIEHPAVKESAVVGSPDPIRGVIIKAFVVLKDGYKGSDVLIKEMQNHVKTTTAPYKYPRAIEFVEELPKTISGKVRRVELRNLEMKRYQEAHHEEVPEKKD